The genomic stretch TCAAGTGCATCCAAATTAAAAATTTCAATACTAGACTTTTTGTCTGCAATTTGTATGATTTTTTGAATTAAATATTTTTTATTAAATCTGCAATCAATCGTGTATTTACTACCTTGTTTCATGCCGCCAATTGGCCCGCCGTTTATGATCCCTGAAACATTTGTGCGATTTAGAAAAAACGCAGCAAAACCAAGCTCTAAATTTGAGTAATATTGTTGATTTTTAATTATATCTTTTTGGACTTGCCACTCTTTTAAATTTACCTGAGTATTATTGATTTTAGCGATAAAATCATCTGTGTCGTTTAATATACAATCCCAAATTGCATATATAGTTCTATCAAAATCATTTATAAAAATTCTATCTACGAGACCATTTAAAATTAGCCCAAAGGCAAGTCCAGCTCCACCAGCATAAGATTCTACGTAATTACCGCCTATTAGATTATTTTGTCTTAGTAAATTACTAATCCAACCAAGCAAAACACCCTTCCCGCCAGGATATCTTAATGGTGAAGATGTTCTCATAAAAAACCGATGTCCTAAAAAAGCGGCTCATCCATCTCAGCCGGCTTTTCAAGCCCCATTAGCTTAAGAACGCTT from Campylobacter sp. RM16189 encodes the following:
- a CDS encoding DNA adenine methylase — its product is MRTSSPLRYPGGKGVLLGWISNLLRQNNLIGGNYVESYAGGAGLAFGLILNGLVDRIFINDFDRTIYAIWDCILNDTDDFIAKINNTQVNLKEWQVQKDIIKNQQYYSNLELGFAAFFLNRTNVSGIINGGPIGGMKQGSKYTIDCRFNKKYLIQKIIQIADKKSSIEIFNLDALEFIRLITKRLSQKSLLYLDPPYYKKGPELYRNFYQHGDHIKLSQILKDINLPLLLTYDNCDEIRELYAEFEKFDFNLRYSASLKQKSIGSELMIFKNLKMIDKPNLIKGF